Proteins encoded in a region of the Procambarus clarkii isolate CNS0578487 chromosome 42, FALCON_Pclarkii_2.0, whole genome shotgun sequence genome:
- the LOC138373322 gene encoding mucin-22-like yields MDDRCQRWRVMDGRCQRWRVMDDRCQRWRGHGRPLSTLEGHGRPLSTLEGHGRPLSTLEGHGRPLSTLEGHGRPLSTLEGHGRPLSTLEGHGRPLSTLEGHGRPLSTLEGHGRPLSTLEGSWTTVVNVGGSWTAVVNFGGSWTAVVNVGGSWTAVVNVGGSWTAVVNVGGSWTAVVNVGGSWTAVVNVGGSWTAVVNVGGSWTAVVNVGGSWTAVVNVGGSWTAVVNVGGSWTTVVNVGGSWTTVVNVGGSWTTVVNVGGSWTTVVNADD; encoded by the coding sequence ATGGACGACCGTTGTCAACGTTGGAGGGTCATGGACGGCCGTTGTCAACGTTGGAGGGTCATGGACGACCGTTGTCAACGTTGGAGGGGTCATGGACGACCGTTGTCAACGTTGGAGGGTCATGGACGACCGTTGTCAACGTTGGAGGGTCATGGACGACCGTTGTCAACGTTGGAGGGTCATGGACGACCGTTGTCAACGTTGGAGGGTCATGGACGACCGTTGTCAACGTTGGAGGGTCATGGACGACCGTTGTCAACGTTGGAGGGTCATGGACGGCCGTTGTCAACGTTGGAGGGTCATGGACGACCGTTGTCAACGTTGGAGGGTCATGGACGACCGTTGTCAACGTTGGAGGGGTCATGGACGACCGTCGTCAACGTTGGAGGGTCATGGACGGCCGTTGTCAACTTTGGAGGGTCATGGACGGCCGTTGTCAACGTTGGAGGGTCATGGACGGCCGTTGTCAACGTTGGAGGGTCATGGACGGCCGTTGTCAACGTTGGAGGGTCATGGACGGCCGTTGTCAACGTTGGAGGGTCATGGACGGCCGTTGTGAACGTTGGAGGGTCATGGACGGCCGTTGTCAACGTTGGAGGGTCATGGACGGCCGTTGTCAACGTTGGAGGGTCATGGACGGCCGTTGTCAACGTTGGAGGGTCATGGACGGCCGTTGTCAACGTTGGAGGGTCATGGACGACCGTTGTCAACGTTGGAGGGTCATGGACGACCGTTGTCAACGTTGGAGGGTCATGGACGACCGTTGTCAACGTTGGAGGGTCATGGACGACCGTTGTCAACGCTGATGATTAA